The genomic window TTGACGCGGCGCATATGCCAATCTGTCGAGATGACTATCGCTGATTTAAAGTCACTTTCCTCAAGAATACGCTTTGTAAACATTGCATTTTCCTTCGTACTCGATGCTTGATCTTCTTTTATAATCGCTGGTGTTGGTATGCCTTCTTTTACAGCCAATGCGTACATTTCATCGACTGTTTTGTACCGCCACGATGCTGCACCACCATCTGATAAAATGACTACACTCCCAAGCCCTTCACGAAATAGCTCAGCGGCCTTAATCGTTCGCTCACCTCGTACGTCTGATCCTAACACGATAATAGCGTCACTAGCTGGAATCGGTGACGGTTCTTCAACGTACAAGTATTGCTTCATTTCTTGAAGTAAAGGATCACGAAAGACTACGATTAGGACAACAGCTAGTATTATGAATGTTAGTATATATCGAAAAAACTTTTTCATCTGCTTTCTCCTTTTGCTGTGTCCTTTTATTGTAGCATATCTCGAAGCAATAATGAGCGTGTCAAGAATAACGCAAATTGTCCGCGTGTCACATAATCGTTCGGTTTAAACTCATTTACAACAGTAATATTGTTGTAAGCAAGCGTATTAATGTCCTTGTAATTCCAAAATTGATGTTGGTCTGTAAATTTTTTGTTCGTTGTTGGTGCAAAATAATGTTCGTTATACGCTCGTACTAGGATGGCAGCCATTTGCGCTCTTGTGAGATGCTCGTTTGGTCTTAAGCCACTTCCTTGCCCCATTAAGCCATGCGCTTCAGCAATGATCATTTCATTGTAATTTAACTCTCCCGGTTTGATATCTGTTGCTTTAGGTTTATAACCAGCTGGCAGGGAAAGTCCAAGCTCGTTAACAAGTAGCTTAGCAGCGTGACGTCTTAGGAGCCTGTCATACGGCTTGAAAGTACCGTCATCATAGCCCGTCACAAGCTTATTCATCGCAAGATAATTGACCGCTGCTGCTAACTCATTGCTTTTAATATCTGGGAAAAAATAAACATTTGCTTTTGTAACGTTTGGTGATGCAATATACCCTTCTAAGCCGTTACCTTGCACCTTATACATAACGTAATGCTTTGATATTTTTTCAAAAGGTCCTGCCAAAATTTTAAAAGGTGTATATGCTTGCAACGTAGTGAGCTGTGTACCTTCTGGATTGCTGCGTAGTTTCGCATTGGCACCCGTGTATATCA from Bacillus sp. HMF5848 includes these protein-coding regions:
- a CDS encoding YdcF family protein, whose translation is MKKFFRYILTFIILAVVLIVVFRDPLLQEMKQYLYVEEPSPIPASDAIIVLGSDVRGERTIKAAELFREGLGSVVILSDGGAASWRYKTVDEMYALAVKEGIPTPAIIKEDQASSTKENAMFTKRILEESDFKSAIVISTDWHMRRVKQTFDKAFVGTGIELTYVGATDTRFLEKEKWWEDPELQQTVLTEWSKLIVYWWK